From the genome of Perca flavescens isolate YP-PL-M2 chromosome 12, PFLA_1.0, whole genome shotgun sequence, one region includes:
- the LOC114565687 gene encoding uncharacterized protein LOC114565687 isoform X1 translates to MGKAIKSARFRSVKIKVVRRCIAGRAKVSYLSQGLPQPSTKQTHPSDPSTSVTPQVESDDVAPSSCSETAYSKAKKREIHAWDAVKDDMLKVSFECSAPITTQCVVCLEDAEYRCIECSTTAVFCEACLKRTHRNSLHLPDKWNNAYYEPFSLGLFLYLPEGHSTHAVYMKDMKVIISTGQLCTVTVNMCVCEPEACTLLRYGLWPATADKPQTAFSIPLLELFVCLSLECQVSVEGFCNTLRWKNNLTLAEVNALYRALVGESISQFRHYHFRQRSLVDVCPHLDDGTTCPACPKI, encoded by the exons ATGGGAAAAGCTATTAAGAGTGCACGCTTCAGGAGCGTTAAGATTAAGGTGGTGAGGAGGTGTATTGCTGGCCGTGCAAAGGTTTCTTACCTTAGTCAAGGTCTTCCCCAacccagcaccaaacagaccCATCCTTCAGACCCTTCCACATCTGTTACACCTCAGGTTGAATCTGATGATGTGGCACCTAGTTCATGTTCTGAGACTGCATACAGTAAGGCAAAGAAGAGAGAGATTCATGCCTGGGATGCAGTCAAGGATGACATGCTTAAGGTGTCATTTGAATGTTCAGCACCAATCACTACGCAGTGTGTTGTCTGCCTAGAAGATGCTGAGTATAGGTGCATTGAGTGCAGCACAACTGCAGTCTTTTGTGAGGCTTGTCTGAAGAGGACTCACAGAAATTCACTGCACCTACCTGATAAGTGGAAT AATGCTTACTATGAGCCGTTTTCCCTGGGGTTATTCCTATACTTACCTGAAGGCCATAGCACCCATGCTGTGTACATGAAGGACATGAAAGTAATTATCAGCACAG GACAGCTCTGCACCGTCACtgtcaatatgtgtgtgtgtgaaccagaAGCCTGCACTCTGCTAAGGTATGGGCTCTGGCCAGCAACAGCCGACAAGCCCCAGACAGCCTTTTCCATCCCTCTGCTAGagctttttgtttgtctgtcactCGAGTGTCAGGTTTCTGTTGAGGGTTTTTGCAACACCCTACGCTGGAAAAACAACCTTACACTTGCAGAG GTTAACGCTCTCTACAGAGCCCTGGTGGGAGAATCCATATCCCAGTTTAGGCATTACCACTTTCGACAAAGAAGTTTGGTAGATGTTTGCCCACACTTAGATGATGGGACCacatgcccagcatgtccaaaG ATATGA
- the LOC114565687 gene encoding uncharacterized protein LOC114565687 isoform X2, which translates to MGKAIKSARFRSVKIKVVRRCIAGRAKVSYLSQGLPQPSTKQTHPSDPSTSVTPQVESDDVAPSSCSETAYSKAKKREIHAWDAVKDDMLKVSFECSAPITTQCVVCLEDAEYRCIECSTTAVFCEACLKRTHRNSLHLPDKWNNAYYEPFSLGLFLYLPEGHSTHAVYMKDMKVIISTGQLCTVTVNMCVCEPEACTLLRYGLWPATADKPQTAFSIPLLELFVCLSLECQVSVEGFCNTLRWKNNLTLAEI; encoded by the exons ATGGGAAAAGCTATTAAGAGTGCACGCTTCAGGAGCGTTAAGATTAAGGTGGTGAGGAGGTGTATTGCTGGCCGTGCAAAGGTTTCTTACCTTAGTCAAGGTCTTCCCCAacccagcaccaaacagaccCATCCTTCAGACCCTTCCACATCTGTTACACCTCAGGTTGAATCTGATGATGTGGCACCTAGTTCATGTTCTGAGACTGCATACAGTAAGGCAAAGAAGAGAGAGATTCATGCCTGGGATGCAGTCAAGGATGACATGCTTAAGGTGTCATTTGAATGTTCAGCACCAATCACTACGCAGTGTGTTGTCTGCCTAGAAGATGCTGAGTATAGGTGCATTGAGTGCAGCACAACTGCAGTCTTTTGTGAGGCTTGTCTGAAGAGGACTCACAGAAATTCACTGCACCTACCTGATAAGTGGAAT AATGCTTACTATGAGCCGTTTTCCCTGGGGTTATTCCTATACTTACCTGAAGGCCATAGCACCCATGCTGTGTACATGAAGGACATGAAAGTAATTATCAGCACAG GACAGCTCTGCACCGTCACtgtcaatatgtgtgtgtgtgaaccagaAGCCTGCACTCTGCTAAGGTATGGGCTCTGGCCAGCAACAGCCGACAAGCCCCAGACAGCCTTTTCCATCCCTCTGCTAGagctttttgtttgtctgtcactCGAGTGTCAGGTTTCTGTTGAGGGTTTTTGCAACACCCTACGCTGGAAAAACAACCTTACACTTGCAGAG ATATGA